The following nucleotide sequence is from Halapricum desulfuricans.
CTTGTCGCCGTCCTCGATGTCGTAGGGCGTCTCGCCGCGGCCCATGCGCGTCAACATTGCCCGCGGTTCGCCCTGATGGCCCGTGACGATCGGCAGGAAGTTCTCCTTGCCCTCGTTCATGATCCGCTTGAACGTCCGATCGACGGACTTGCGGTGGCCGTACATCCCCAGATCGTCCGGGAAGTCCACGAAGTCCAGGCGTTCGGCCGTGCCGGAGTACTTCTCCATCGAGCGTCCCAGCAGGACCGGCTGGCGGCCGATGTCGTCGGCGAACTCGACGAGCGACTTGACGCGCGCGATGTGGGAACTGAACGTCGTCGCGACGATCCCGCCGTCGTAGTCCTCCAGACTGTACATGACGTCCTTGAGGTGTCGCCGCGCGACCGACTCGGAGGGCGTGCGCCCCTTCTTGCCGGCGTTGGTACAGTCCTCGATGTAGCAGAGCACGCCCTCGCGGCCGATCTCGCGGAACCGCTCCATGTCGATCGGGTCGCCCAGCACCGGGTCGTGATCCATGCGTTTGTCCAGCCCGTAGACGATCGCCCCCTCCGGCGTGTGCAGGACCGGGTTGATCGCGTCGATGATCGAGTGGGTGACGTTGACGAACTCGAGTTCGTTCTCGTCGCCGATGGCCATCCGGCCGCCTGCCTCCATCTTCACGAGGTCGTTCTGGACGCCGAACTTCTCCTCGCTTTTGATCTGCTGTTTGACCAGTTCGATCGTGAAGGGCGTTCCCACGATCGGCGCGTCGTATCGATGCGCGAGTTTCGAGATGGCACCGATGTGATCGAGGTGACCGTGGGTCGGCACGATGGCCTTCACGTCGCCCTCGAGTTCGGACATCACCCGGTCGTCCGGGATCGCGCCCATGTCGATCAGGTCGAGACTGTGCATCCGCTCGGTTTCGACGTTGTCGTGGATGAGGACCTTCGAGAGGTTCAGCCCCATGTCGAACACGACGACGTCGTCTCCGGCGCGAACGGCGGTCATCTGGCGGCCGACTTCCTCGTAGCCGCCGATAGTTGCGATTTCGATTTCCATAGTTTACCCTCCGAGAACGGCCGCCAGAGGGGCCAGGGGACCGACACGGCCACTGGAGCGTGGTCTTCGAAACTCGCACCGATGACCGGCGTGGTCCGGATGGGCGGGCCCGGATGGGCCGTCGCCGCCGAACCGGCTCGTCTCCATACGACACGTCGACGCGTCCCTCGGCCGCGCTCGCGCGGCCGTCTGCTCGGTTGTCTCTCTGTTGTATGCGAGCCGTTAAAAACAGTGCGGGTCGCGGCCGAGCGTTCGGCTACTCGCCGGCCGATTCGTCGTCGTCCAGTTTCGACTCGATCTCGCGCCGCCAGGCTTCTTCCGACCCGTCCGAACCCGCGAGCGGATCTCCTCCGTCCGATCCACCGGTCAGTGCGTCGCCGGTCCCCGCTGGCCCGCCCAACGGGTCGTCACCGCGTTCGGCCGGCGAACCGTCGACCCCGGAACCGCCGCCCGGTTGGTCGCCGTCCGGCCCCGTCCCGCCGGCTAGTGGATCGCTCGTCGGCCTGCCGTCGTTCCCGGTGTCGGCGTCACCGTCGACAGACGTGCCTGTCGCGTCTCCCGTTCGCTCCGATCGCTCGCCGTCGGCGTCTGTCGACACCGCGTCCCGCTCCGTGGGTCTCTCGTTACCTTCCGCTGGTGTGAAAGCGGTTTCGAGCCCGACGGCGACCGCGTCCGCGAGCCCCGCGAACGCCGTCGCGAACACGCCCGCGACGAGGACAAGCACGCCAAGCAGAACGAGTGCTCCGCCGGCGGCGACCGGAGCGTACCCGTCCGGCGAGGCGTCGCCGAGCACGACGCCGGGTTCCAGTGTCTCTACGACCCCGACACCGCCGGCGATCAGTGCCCCGCCGAGCACGACCGTCACGAGGAGGTAGCCGAACAGCCGAACGCCGTATCCGAACACGTCTCTCGCCGAGCGGGTGACCATACGTTCCCTCTCGCAAGTACTCGAAAAGTGTCTTGTGGTCGTTATGCTGTGACAGTCGCTCCCGGCCTTTCGATACGTTTAGGAGTGCGCTCGGCCACACCTCGAACAACGGCGAGCGATCTCGCGTCTCCGTGCGCGGCCCGGTCGCATCGACGCGACTATCCGAAACCATGTCAGAGCAAGAACTCGGTATCACGACGAGCAAAGAGCACGAAACGGGCGAGTGGTACGCGGAACTGGTCCAGAAGGCCGGCCTGGCCGACTACGCGCCGATGGGCGGGTTCATCGTCACCCGGCCACGGGGATACGCCATCTGGGAGCGCCTGCAGAACAACCTCGACGCGTGGTTCAAGGACACGGGCGTCCAGAACGCCTACTTCCCGATGTTCATCCCCGAGAGCTACCTCGAGAAGGAGAAAGACGTCGTCGAGGGGTTCGATCCCGAGGTCGCGTGGGTGACCCACGGCGGCTACGAGGAGCTCGAGGAGCGACTGGCCGTCCGTCCGACCAGCGAGAGCATCATCACGCCGTTTCTCGCCCAGTGGATCCGGAGCCACCGGGACCTGCCGATGCGGGTCAACCAGTGGTGTTCGGTCGTCCGCTGGGAGGCCACCGAGACCAAGCCGTTCTTCCGCACCAAGGAGTTCCTCTGGCAGGAGGGCCACACCGCCCACCGCGACGCCGAGGACGCCTACGAGGAGACGATGACCCGGCTCGAGCAGTACGAACGCCTCTACGAGGACGTGCTCGCGATGCCCGCGCTGACCGGTCGCAAGCCCGACCACGACAAGTTCCCCGGGGCCGACACGACCACGACCGTCGAGACGCTGATGCCCGACGGCAAGTCCGTCCAGGCCGCCACCTCCCACTATCTCGGGACCTCCTTCGCGGAGGCCTACGACGTGACCTACGTCGACGAAGACGAGGAAGAGCAGCTCGCGCACACGACCTCCTGGGGACTGTCCTGGCGG
It contains:
- a CDS encoding ribonuclease J, with amino-acid sequence MEIEIATIGGYEEVGRQMTAVRAGDDVVVFDMGLNLSKVLIHDNVETERMHSLDLIDMGAIPDDRVMSELEGDVKAIVPTHGHLDHIGAISKLAHRYDAPIVGTPFTIELVKQQIKSEEKFGVQNDLVKMEAGGRMAIGDENELEFVNVTHSIIDAINPVLHTPEGAIVYGLDKRMDHDPVLGDPIDMERFREIGREGVLCYIEDCTNAGKKGRTPSESVARRHLKDVMYSLEDYDGGIVATTFSSHIARVKSLVEFADDIGRQPVLLGRSMEKYSGTAERLDFVDFPDDLGMYGHRKSVDRTFKRIMNEGKENFLPIVTGHQGEPRAMLTRMGRGETPYDIEDGDKVIFSARVIPEPTNEGQRYQSEKLLRMQGARIYDEIHVSGHLREEGHYQMLDALQPENVIPAHQDMRGFAPYVDLAEQFGLEVGDGLHITRNGNMIQLVE
- the proS gene encoding proline--tRNA ligase; this translates as MSEQELGITTSKEHETGEWYAELVQKAGLADYAPMGGFIVTRPRGYAIWERLQNNLDAWFKDTGVQNAYFPMFIPESYLEKEKDVVEGFDPEVAWVTHGGYEELEERLAVRPTSESIITPFLAQWIRSHRDLPMRVNQWCSVVRWEATETKPFFRTKEFLWQEGHTAHRDAEDAYEETMTRLEQYERLYEDVLAMPALTGRKPDHDKFPGADTTTTVETLMPDGKSVQAATSHYLGTSFAEAYDVTYVDEDEEEQLAHTTSWGLSWRALGALFMTHSDDQGLVLPPTLAPTQVVIVPIWNEDSKDAVLEYAADVAAELDEAGVRVELDDRDNRNPGFKYNEHELNGVPLRIEIGSYEVEDDELTLVHRPDGEETTVDREGAVETVEDHLDTIYAKLYAEAEQTLEGEIREAESREEILGTIGQHGGYVKCGWCGDEACEEPIKDAIAAEIVMVPLEEDEEPIHDECAICGEDAEETAYFAKTY